TTTGGCAagaatatcggtcaatgtatgggatgtgcaattgaaattcagagataatGTTTTCCTGATAATAATTTCTCCttgtattaaaattgttttgaatcGTGTCAATACTGACACCCCTATACTtaatatcaagattttcgaacttccgagtTACTTTGTAACACATATATCGGCAGAGAAATCGTATTTTACTCATAGCTGAGTATTGTGCCTAAAATGAGTGAAATTGAGAGAAAACTGAACCTcacccccatataactaatatcaggattttcgaacatgcAACTGACTTTACTTCATGTTATTGATGAgtgtatgtgaggtactttatgaaaacatttttttagtgatattataaaatagataaaatctggtcgatactacccccaACTCCCACAAACAGCATATGTATGggataattattttaatttttctaacaaatcttatttCGAATGTGTCGGTCTATACTTAAGAATAGATATTTTtgactatatattttttcaagtgtCTTCATTCCTTAATATCAGttattaaatgtaaaatattgtcCGACAGTTAATTTGAACATATTTGTAGTCTTAACTCGGTCTCCGAATCAGTCAGCAAACAAACTTAAATCTCAATGCaaagataatattcaaaaaatcaatatttgaaGTCATCTTAGTATAAAAGCCATTACCACAGTTATGTCTATATGACCGAGACCGGTTCAgtcatttgaatttgtttttttctgatttGTTGTAAAAACAAGTTATATGGCAGGCTTGAGATTATTAGCAAGATCAAAGGTAAAGGTACTTCAAGGTATTTCGAAACAGTCGACCAGAGGTCTATCAAAAACCCCGATTAAATGATGGTAAACATACCAGAGGCATTTATTtgattacatacaaatattaggCATGCCGCCGAGTTGACTTTATTTGGCCAGATAAATCATGCCTTGAATAACAAACATGTTTATTTGAGATCTTTACCAAATTTAGCATAGATCCAGATAGTCCAAGGCAAGGGTGCattctccgaacaaattgtttagatcggaccttgactgaaaagcttttatttgacgagatatcttcattaaATTCGGGACGGATTATTTTCTCGAAGACAATAAATATtaactccgaaaaaatttttctttatcgAATGTTTAtaacatatggctgccatacaaattggccaatcaaaatcaagatgtTGAAAGGgaagttttttttggttttttttatttttgaaggtaATACCGTATTGCACTATTGATGCAACTGAAACGTTAACGTTTTAGCTTGTTTATTTATCTATTGTTATAAGACagatttttgatcgaaaatcTTCTTTCtgttatatacatgtacatatctgTTGGGATGGGctttatacatgtacatacatataattaataatcAGCAGATTTCCatttgaaataatgaaaaaaataaacctCAAAAATAATTAAGGAACCCGCcatcattaaaaactttaaactatTTGAATTGAGCtaagatattaatttttacatatgtaaataggtgTATAATTATTATCATTATCTTTTGATGTATTTTATGGCGTTTCTCCAAcaatgaaaaagtattttaatattttccacttttaaaaataaattaattcatattttcatacaCTTTAGTATGGACTTTGTATCTGACGCCagttgcacacatacataagcgtctacatatatacttttgcacatatgtacacacaaaaTGGTTAAATGTTACTCATACCCAGCGTCGGACTTCGCTTTTATACTTGAGCGATCACTAAATTTCTTCATTCATTCTTCATTACATTTGTACAtgcatctacatatatacatatatatttataaaatacatatgtaaaaacacTCGTGCGAATTCGCAGatttaatataagtatgttCAGTTTAATTGcgattatttacataaatataaacactaacaaatacaaacacaaagaaTACACGTCTCTTCAATGCTCTTCAACGCCACGCGTGTGTgactatttcatttttatactcccGCAACATATTGATCAGAGTATAGCAGTATAAATCGTAttagatatagagttatgtaaagtatattagaagaatCAGGATGTTCTTGGCTCTCAAAAGAGGTGGTTATTGAAGATGGGCGAAATCACATCATTGCCATGCTCACAAAATGCGATCAATAGAAAAACCAAATAAAGACACAAACATTAAATTGGGTATAAATAATTCCAGTAGAGGGTCATTTGTActtcacaatatttttaaagtgaTGATGGATGATCCTGACCCTAAAAAGTTATATGTAAATTTCTTAATCTCATACCTCAACTACTGGACAAATATTAACCACATACTAGGTAGATAGGTAGAGTGACTATTAGAGACGTACCTGGGTATTTAGGAGGTCCATAGTAATACCACTGGCACCAAAATCCCGTCATTGTATCTGAGCCGCCGCCCCGTGTTCCTGatgaaattcattaaaaacAGTTTTATCTGTGGAACCTTCATCGAGAAATCCTCGACCGATAAGGGCGATTATTTTCCTATACCAAGCCAAGTAGGAGTACTCTTTTCAATAGCCATTTTATGACAGATCACGCATGAGTGCTGTCAAGCTGTCCATTCGAGTCCATTAGgcgtcgttcgcagcaactcggactgacgtatggaatgacttagtgcattttacgtcgagatcttgaattgaaattttgtatgctttcaatttcgAATTGACTCGAATGGAcagccaagtcgttccatatgtcagtccgagtaacagcttgtgcaagaactggaGCCGGTCGACATTTCCAAACGGCATCATTTCACTCTATGGGCTctggaaaagttccaagaagattcgacgaGTTCGAGccaaaatttgttcagcgatgaggcccatttctgaccCAACGGGtttgtaaacaagtaaaattgccgcAATTGGCATGAAGAGCAACCTGAGGAGAGCTACCATTCATCAATGGATTATTAGAGAAAACCTTCGGCGAGTAGATAATTTCTCGTTTTGGGCACGTTTAGCCACAATACACCCGATATATAAAGCTTTTACCATACCTGAAAATATTTCCCAATTTAAGTTCCAGCAAATTGCGCTAAAATGTACGGTCGCACACGAACTATGCtcttcctttcctttccttaataattttttgttttcaacgtCTGCCTACACatactatactcgtataaacacacacacatacacatctatGTGAGTGCGAATATAATTGTCTGGTATATTTTAAGCTTTCACGACAGCAATTAAAAGAGTCACCGACGGGCAGAcgtaaaatttaaacaaagtgTCTAAAGTCTCTTTTAAAGAGCaagtaatagtattattttagtttatattaCACACGATTCGTAGTCAACATGCTCACACTTGATACATTTCTTTACTTGACTATTTTTAGCAACTAAACTGAGCTGAACTGGCGAAGGAAGTGTGCGTCTAGATTGATTCAGTAAACTGTGCTCGAGCATTGAACCAGCCGGCAATTTTAGAATGAGCAAAAATGGGCACAGCAATCCGACATTCATTGGCGACAGTGTTGTCAGCGACAAAGCGACCAAACGGTACTCACTAGAGTTAGCTGAAAAAGGTGGCACGACGGTGGGCGTAGCCTCGAAGGATGCCGGTTACGATTACAATCCCTATGAAAATCGCGAGGTGGAACATCCTACGACGTgagtattaaattataatatattttcgtcTCTTAGGCGAATATTTAGTTAACTCAGTATGTGTGTTTAGACATATGGAACAGTTGCTCGGCATGGGTATTGAGCAGAATTTCCAGCTCTTACAAACTGCATCAGAATTATTCCTTATAAAATGTTAAAACGTAAGACGTGGTCAATCGAGATTCTGACAATCTGAAGCTCTTCTTAAACCTAATTCAATGTTGTCAATCAATTGGAGGATTTGTTGGTACCGAAAAACTACGAGTATGATCCGTTCGCTTGAAGGAAAtttcttcatatacatataagtgtgTAAAAAATCCGTCTCTACTATACAGGCAAAGTTTAGCTTCTTCACCTTTCATGTTAGCCTCCAAAAAAAAAGGAACAGGAAAAAGGAACGAATTTGACTCCGAATGGCTTATGGTCTTCATGAAACTCGTTTTTAATGACATAAGTACTTTCCAAGGTTTTCCACTGTCAACTGACtgctattaaaataattatccaGGGAGTTGAGCCCAAGTCATAGTAACCACCTCGAAACCTTCTACCACGACTTCCGTCGGATTCCTACCAGTTCACAACTTTCTGCTTTCGCTTTATTCGGAGCAGGTTCACCACTAAAGCTTACGGTTTCGACTGTCCCTTGACCTCTGTTGTATATCGGTGGTTCCATGTTTCGTCGACAGTTTTGTAATCTCGTAGAAACTCCTTCGCATAACGCGTCAAGCACCGCTAAGAATAGGTCTCACGGTAGCGCTGGTTGACCAGAGTGAGCAAACGCGGCCCAAATCGTAAAGACTGCTGTCTCTGTTTAAGATTTCTTGCAGTGCAGGATCGAGATGGTATTTTCAGTTAGCTACCATCTCATCTATCGCAAGCACCTTTGAATCGGCAGTCTCTTCATACGAGATCGTTTGCTGTTGTCATGTTATCTTCTATTGTAACGCTGTTTTGTTACACCTGGGACTGGATCAGTAAACCGACCTGAGATCACAACTCGTTAAACAAATTTTGGATGGTTGCTGCCGAAAGAGTAGAGTCGCCAATAAGATCCTCCAAGCCTTCCTACTAAACTTATAAGGCTTTATCTGAGCGTATTTCTAGCATGAATGTGTTTGTCTTAAGAACCTCTCGATTCTGTCTCTAAAGAAAATCACGCCAATTAATGTAAAATACCTACGTTTAGTCTAAGGTTTACACAACATATCggtatacgagtacatacttatatataatacaatcaGAAATTCTGACCAATTAAAAGGAAGTACTAACccaaaacttttcttttttcactttagcAATTCGGAGACACTCTTCCATTTGTTGAAGGGTTCTTTGGGCACAGGCATACTTGCTATGCCAAATGCCTTCCGGAATGCCGGCTATGTAACTGGCACCATAGGTACCGTTATCATTGGTTTCATCTGCACCTATTGCATACATCAGCTCGTGAAAGCCGAATATGAGCTATGTCGGCGGAAAAAGGTTCGTAACTAACTGAAATACCGTTATaagaatattattgaaattgtatAACCATTTCACTATCTATTTTCTAGGTGCCAAGCATGAATTATCCCAATGTGGCGGAAAATGCTTTGCTAGAAGGACCGCCATTCTTTCGCAAATTTGCACCCTATATAGGTCATGTAGTAAACACTTTTCTGCTGATCTATCAACTGggctgttgttgtgtttatgTCGTATTCGTAGCCTCAAATATTAAATCCATAGCCGATTTTTACTTAGATGAACCCGTCGATGTGCGCCTGTGCATGGTAATAATACTGTTACCACTGATCTTCATCAATTGGGTGAGTGTGCGGCAAAGACTCAATATCAAGTCAAGTAGTTTTCACTTTCATTATTAATTCACAGGTTCGCAATCTAAAATACCTGGCGCCATTCTCCACAATTGCCAATGGCATCACAATGGTTTCGTTCGGCATTATCTGCTACTATATCTTCCGGGAACCCTTCACCACCGAGGACAAGGTAGCCGTAGCGCCTTTTGCCGGCTTTCCACTTTTCTTTGGCACAGTGCTTTTTGCCCTAGAAGCTATCGGCATCATACTGCCGTTGGAGAATGAAATGAAGACGCCGAAGAAGTTCGGTGGCAGCTGTGGTGTACTCAACGTTGCGATGGTACTCATTGTATTCCTGTACTCTGGCATGGGTCTGTTTGGCTATCTGAACTATGGTGGTGAAGTTGAGGGTTCCATCACATTGAATTTGCCTTCGAAAGACATGTAAGTGTAGTGGAAATAACTGTgaaataacttttaaattatttgtatcGTTAACAGTTTGGCTCAGTGTGTGAAGGGCATGTTGGCCTTTGCCATTTATATTACACATGGCCTGGCATGCTATGTAGCCATAGACATTACGTGGAGCGATTATGTAGCAGAGAAATTGAGTCCGCAGCGAAGCAAACTTTTCTGGGAATACGTGGTGCGCACATCTATGGTGCTGGTGACATGTAAGTTACAGCTAGGTCAATTATTTATGATACCCAAAACTTTCAAGTTCACTGTAGTTTGTCTTagacttcaaaattattttatttcatgatTAAAATGTTTGCGGTTGTTTGAAGAAGCTTTCAAAGTTCGACTgtaatatctccaaaactaggACAAAAATCCAATCAGGGTTAGGCTAcgtaaaactaacaaaaaaatgaGAGAATTCGTGCGTAATTGCAGATGAAACACTTCCTTTTCCGAGCTTGGCCCCAGCATACTCAGCACTTACATGCGAACTCAAGCCTACTCACCTAAACCCCTTTTCCTATGGTTCAACCATGAACCACGTTGCTGTTACAGTAGCGAATACCTATGTAATGCCTGTTGAAGAAAATGATTTATTAACTGTTGTCGAAGTTACTTAACTTTAGATCCAGGAACGGGCTATAGCAAGgaagggtgttagatgagtaggTTTGAGGTAGTCAGTACCATGTGGGGTCTTTATAAGTTCATGGATAATTATTTCACCGATCCAAAAAGGGTTCGAACTTCACATGGCCGGATAAAGAACTGGTTGTAGTGGGAATTATCATAGAACATTTCAAAAAAGCTCGTTTCCTGAGCTGCCAGTTTGTGACTTTGATGACAATTAGCCTAACTTTCTTCCAAACAGGTTTGAGaaaaccgttacaacaacaactaatgcTCAAGgtcagaaatacaaaattttagttctATAACCTGTCGATGTATGTGATTGAAAATCAAGGATCCTACAACcatacgattttttttctattttgttctgaccatttcacttatttctttgtttataattctttttattaatattatccAAGTAACTAAAGTAATTTCTTTTTACAGTCTTCCTAGCCGTGGCCATACCTAATTTGGAACTTTTCATTTCGCTCTTCGGTGCGCTCTGCCTTTCGGCGCTCGGCTTGGCTTTCCCAGCATTAATTCAGATCTGTACGCATTGGTATCAGAGAAAAGGTGTTGCTAAAGTTTGGCTACTAGCCAGCAATTTTGTGCTTATCATAGTCGGCATACTCGGTCTGATAATCGGCACATCTACATCGCTATCGGAAATCATCGCCACATTCTCCAAGTGAGCAGTGCCACTGCTACActaatattattacataaacaTTCTAAATGAATTCGtgatattttaagttactgctctaacaataattaataaaaaaataatttattgcaaagacaagtattatttaacaaaattacctataaatacatacatatatttggcttaatgttaaataaaatccaCTTATAGTAATGTATTTAGCCAATATacgaaatttagtttttgaaatttaaatggcGACTTTTTAACAGATCGCTAGAATATGATTTcctgttcttgttatttttcattgtaaCCGTTAGCAAATATGGatatattttaagcaaaattgttgccattttatatgaaaatagcgtgtaaataatttaacatatttttatatacatttgtaagtaGGTaacttgcaaaaaatttaatattttagtagtaccgaaaatatttcaaaaccacCATGTTTCCAATGAGCGTGCCTTCGACAGTCGTAAtcattatttcattatataGAAAGTATtctagttatatgtatatatacatacatatatgtatgtatagtatatgtatttatatatacgagtaatTTTAATGTACAAACTAAAGtaaaaagaaatcaaattataattcaatacaaacacaaaatcatatttacctatttttgttttgaatggGAGAAATATAGATTTTCTAATACAATTGGTCAACTGTGACCATAACGCCCATAACATGCTATTCGCAGAGAATAAGAACAATTTGATGGAAAGTTCTGGCCAGATCAAAAAGTATGTGAGTACGTACGTAAGTTCATATTAGACAGATGCAACTTTCGAACACTCTATTTATTGAGGAGTTGGGGGAAGGTTTTAGTCCTGCGCTGATATGACGGTGAATTTTGGAAATCACGTAGGTACTCCTTTAAATTACATTATCATTGATCTTGTCAACCCAATTTAAAATGCACTAAGTTTTCATTCATGTTGGCCCCGGAGCGACCGTTATCTGAAAACCATTTGTTTGATGTGGACAGAAATCGGTCACCAACAACCTGTGCAGTGGTAACGTAtaactttaacaacaacaacacgatgAAAAGGTTTTTTCCGCAAATCGATTCATCAAAAATCACTACTCTTTGAAATTAACCACTatataattaaagaatttaaattttattcactttgatatttatttggcGGAAACTGTCACTGTTTGGCAAGTGCGAGCTTTGTTTCATAGGATACAATTCCAGCTGTGTTTCATAGGATACCACATAAATGCTTCAAATGTTAACTGACATCGTCACTAACTCATGCCGTGTTCAAGACTACGGACTAGTCGGTTTCAGGTAAAAAGGAACTAAAAAGGATAAAATTCACACGTTTGGAAACAATTGTTTGACCTATTGTCTGGCATAATGGtgcaaattttaattcattatcCGCAATTAAAAGTTATCGGCATTTCATAGCGCCCTGGCAGCCcttgaaacaattatttttattacgtcGAAATCTAAACGCAGCcgtgtttttgttaatttgcaCAATTAGAAAATATAAGTAATTCTTCactacgaaaataaaataaaacttattatTTGAAATGGAATTTTTGCGAACAGACGCTATTTTTATGGAAATTCTACAAGAACGTAAAACCATTACGGGTTTCTTAGATGCAGTATTTGGATTCCTTCGAAGAAAGTTTGTGTTTTATAATCTCATATTAAAATAGTATGTTTAACAGTTAATTTTCCTTTAGTACCGACTTTTATCACGTTAAAAAACATCCGAATGAGAATGTTGGCTTTGCTAAAGGCGTGCGCGAACAGATTCTATTCGGAGCAATGCAACGTTACGATCCTGATTGCAAGTTGAATAATCTAGCTGCCGATAGCAACGAAAACGATGGTCTATATGCGCCTCCGGCTATAGAAGAAGTTGAAATAGAGACTGAGGAAGTAGATATGGAACAGAAAGCGGTAACAAACCTTtcagaaacaacaaaaagttgtgaAATTATTACACCAAAAAATAATACTAGAAAAGTTGATTTCGCTGCCAATGACTACAAAAATGGTGCATGCTTCGCAGAATACTGTTGGTCGCAAACCTTGACCGAAGTGGAATTACATGTTAAATTACCCGCTGATTTGCAAACTGCCAAATCCATTTGTATAGATATTAAACCTGATAGAATTTCGGTACACAGTCGAAACGACCCAAAAAATACTGTCATCCATGGGCAAATTAGTACTCGATACAAACACAACGACGCGGTGTGGACAATTACGGAAGGAAAGCTGACAATAAGCATGGGTAATTATTCTAAAGATTGTTTATGGACTTTTTAagcaattaatatttaattttatgataaATCCACGACTACAGATAAAGGTAAAGAAATGTGGTGGGAAAGATTTTTCACTTCAGAAGATCCCATTGATACGAAAAAAATAGATTGTGAGCGGTATATTGATGATCTACCAGAAGATTCTCAGGCGGCTATACAAAAACTTCGTGTGCAACAAATGGAGCAAGACATTGTAAATAATGGGCAAGAGATAAATGACAGCGAAAAAAATACTATGGAACGATTACGAATGGCATGGGATGCAGAAGGCTCACCATTCAAAGGTCAACCATTTGATCCTTCTGTCGTTAAATTTAGCTAATGATGtattagtataaaaatatttattaattttaagaaaacgtTAAGATATAAATTATTGTTAATGAAATGATGTATATAAACCTTTGATTTTATACTAAGATTCGGTATTCAGAAAAGCTTTGAGCTTTTTATAACTAATTACTGATTTCTAAGTTCCTGCACTTTACGTTGTAATTGGTTACGTTGGTAAGCTACATCACTGCGATCTGTTGACCAAGCAAGATACATATACGATGTCATTAATGAAGCCAGCAAAAATCGATCAATCGTCATAAGATTTGTAACCCAAAAGATCGCACTTAAACCGACAAAAGATGGATGTCGTACATGAGTATAGAGATGCCGCAATCTAAACGATTTGTAAGCAATTGGCTGGGCGTAATCCTTCATATCATAATAAGCCTGGAAAGCAAAGAGCaaacataataacaataaataaatctaGAATTGCATTAGTACCTGTTTCACTCCTAATATTTCGGGCAAATCCATAATTAGACTACCTCCATAGATTATCATCCAAGCAAATGCATGTACGAGTGCAAACGTCCACCATAAAACGTTACTAGAAGACACATCCACCTGCCAAAGCACTATAGACTGTGCTGGTAGCCAATTTCGTATGAGATACTGTATTACAAAAGTATAAACAAATGTATCTtagcaaccaacaacaaaacagtACATTAGCATTTGTATACATGTAAACTTAACGATGACGTAAGGCAATATATTGAACGTTCTGCTGCTGCCAATCCCAACTTTTCCAATAGCCCTTTAACAAGTGCGGATTTCATACAGCTATGTTGCAATATAAATCCAATAATGTATAGAGTATCATACACAATTGGACCAAAACTTGTCTCCAAACGGGACTTATTGTCCAACAAATTAAACACCCAAACATATATTTTGGGTACATTTCGCGGACGCgacataaataacataaatgttCCCACCACATAAAATGTATACACAAAAACGCCTATTGATAGTAGAAAGACCAGTATTTGTTTTAAAGATACCATGATCTTGAATTTATTTgaactttttgcttttgtaataaGAAATTAAGCAAGTACCAACTTTTCAAATAcctcaaaaaatgtaaacaatgtcAAGAAATACTATAGCTATTTTAAAATAGGGTTGCCAGGAGTTGGGGAAAGAATCCACTAACGTTTGTTATCGAAAAAAGATTAAGAAAATCGATAATTGTTGTACAGCGTACAGTTGgcaatcaaatattttcaaacaggAAATTTATTGGCGGAAATGAAGTTCGAAGGGTAGGAAACTCTGTTTATtggaaatcaattatttttttgcttttgcgaagtatttaatttaaaaaacatacaaCAGAGTTTTGGAAACCCTATTTTTTGGCTAAAATTAAGTTCGAAGGGAAGGAAACTCTGTGAATGGCGGAAATGAATTTCAAAGTGTAGTCAAATTAAAAGCTGATTACCAGCGATagcaaaattacaaatttaaaattgtctccatatacatatgtaagttaacGTAACGTGTAGCAGCGTGCTATAGAAGGTGCTGTTCCTCTTCCACCGACGCAATCGG
This genomic stretch from Bactrocera dorsalis isolate Fly_Bdor chromosome 5, ASM2337382v1, whole genome shotgun sequence harbors:
- the LOC105229067 gene encoding nudC domain-containing protein 3; the encoded protein is MEFLRTDAIFMEILQERKTITGFLDAVFGFLRRNTDFYHVKKHPNENVGFAKGVREQILFGAMQRYDPDCKLNNLAADSNENDGLYAPPAIEEVEIETEEVDMEQKAVTNLSETTKSCEIITPKNNTRKVDFAANDYKNGACFAEYCWSQTLTEVELHVKLPADLQTAKSICIDIKPDRISVHSRNDPKNTVIHGQISTRYKHNDAVWTITEGKLTISMDKGKEMWWERFFTSEDPIDTKKIDCERYIDDLPEDSQAAIQKLRVQQMEQDIVNNGQEINDSEKNTMERLRMAWDAEGSPFKGQPFDPSVVKFS
- the LOC105229065 gene encoding proton-coupled amino acid transporter-like protein CG1139 → MSKNGHSNPTFIGDSVVSDKATKRYSLELAEKGGTTVGVASKDAGYDYNPYENREVEHPTTNSETLFHLLKGSLGTGILAMPNAFRNAGYVTGTIGTVIIGFICTYCIHQLVKAEYELCRRKKVPSMNYPNVAENALLEGPPFFRKFAPYIGHVVNTFLLIYQLGCCCVYVVFVASNIKSIADFYLDEPVDVRLCMVIILLPLIFINWVRNLKYLAPFSTIANGITMVSFGIICYYIFREPFTTEDKVAVAPFAGFPLFFGTVLFALEAIGIILPLENEMKTPKKFGGSCGVLNVAMVLIVFLYSGMGLFGYLNYGGEVEGSITLNLPSKDILAQCVKGMLAFAIYITHGLACYVAIDITWSDYVAEKLSPQRSKLFWEYVVRTSMVLVTFFLAVAIPNLELFISLFGALCLSALGLAFPALIQICTHWYQRKGVAKVWLLASNFVLIIVGILGLIIGTSTSLSEIIATFSK
- the LOC105229066 gene encoding nurim homolog, producing the protein MVSLKQILVFLLSIGVFVYTFYVVGTFMLFMSRPRNVPKIYVWVFNLLDNKSRLETSFGPIVYDTLYIIGFILQHSCMKSALVKGLLEKLGLAAAERSIYCLTSSLSLHYLIRNWLPAQSIVLWQVDVSSSNVLWWTFALVHAFAWMIIYGGSLIMDLPEILGVKQAYYDMKDYAQPIAYKSFRLRHLYTHVRHPSFVGLSAIFWVTNLMTIDRFLLASLMTSYMYLAWSTDRSDVAYQRNQLQRKVQELRNQ